The segment AACAGAGAGGTCGAGAGCGGAACCATCAAAGTCCTCCTCGGTCATCCCGTCTACAGGGACGAGGTAATCAACGGCAAGTTCCTTGGAATGGGGGCTTTGATAACCCTGACATACATAGTCTCCTACGTTGTCATGGTTGCGGTAATGCTCATCCTCGGCATACCCCTGGACGGAGACTCCCTCTTAAGGGGGTTCATAGCAGTTCTTGTTACAATCCTCTACACCCTCGTCTTCCTTTCCATGGGGTTGCTCTTCTCGACACTCTCAAAGAAGCCTGAAACGTCGATGCTCGTGGGGGTCGGCCTAGCGATTTTCCTGACCGTCTTCTACGGTATAGTCGTCAGCATAGTAGCCCCCAAAATCGTAGGTCCTGAGCCCCCTTGGGGAACGGTTGCCCACCAGCTCTGGCAGGAAGAGCTCAACCTCTGGCTTGCAAGACTCCACTCGATAAACCCAGCCCACCACTACGTCCAGCTGGTTGGCTACATCTTTGCCGGCGATGAGTTCACTAACTATTACATCCCTCTCAGCGACTCCTTCACATACGGCTTCAACAACCTGGCAGTTCTCCTAGTGATGCTACTCCTGCCCTTTGCCCTCGCCTACGCCCGCTTTTTGACCAGTGACCTGAGGTGACTTCTTTTTAAATTTTGAAAAAAGAGGGCTTCAGCCCTTGGCAACGCCCATTGGCCTCATTCTCGCGACGAGGTTGGCGATACCGGCCTCGTGGACGACGCTGACGACGTTATCAACGCTCTTATACGCTCCGGGAGCTTCCTCGGCAACAACACGGAGCGATGCAGCCCTTACGTAGATGCCCCTCCTCATCAGCTCTTCCCTCAGCCTGTCCCCGCGGTACTGCCTCGTTGCGGCTTTCCTGCTGAGCAGTCTTCCGGCACCGTGACAGCTCGAACCGAAGGTCTCTCTCATCGAGCCTTCGGCTCCGGCCAAGACGTAGCTGGCCGTACCCATCGAGCCCGGAATCAGGACGGGCTGGCCGACATCGCGGTACGCTCTGGGAACGTCCGGATGGCCTGCTGGGAAGGCCCTTGTTGCACCTTTCCTGTGCACGACGACCTTAACTTTCCTTCCGCCGACCTCGTGTTCCTCGACCTTAGCTATGTTGTGGGCCACATCGTAAACAATGCCCATCTCCATGTCCTCGGCTTTCCTCTTGAAGACTTCCTCAAAGCTCTCCCTGACCCAGTGGGTTATCATCTGCCTGTTGGCCCAGGCAAAGTTCGCCGCTGCCTTCATAGCGCTGAAATAGCGCTGTCCCTCCTCGCTCTGGAAGGGGACGCTGACTAGTTCGCGATCTGGCCAGGGAATGCCGTACTTCCTGTTGGCCTTCTCCATTATCCTGAGGTAGTCACTCGCCACCTGGTGGCCGAGACCTCTACTGCCAGTATGAACCATGACAACGACCTGCCCCTCAAAGAGGCCGTAGGCCTTAGCTATCTCCTCGTTGAAAATCCTGTCAACGACCTGAACTTCAAGGAAGTGGTTTCCTGAGCCGAGGGAGCCGAGCTGGGGTGCTCCTCGTTGCTTGGCCTTCTGGCTGACGGCATCTGGGTCTGCCCCTTCCATTCTTCCGCCTTCCTCAAGGTGCTCCAAATCCTCCTTCCAGCCGTAACCGTTCTCGACGGCCCACTTGGCACCGTCCGCTAAGACGTCGTCCAGCTGAGTCCAGTGGAGCCTTACGCGACCTTTACTTCCAAGGCCACTTGGCACGTTCTTGAAGAGCGTGTCGACGAGTTGTTTGATCTTTGGCCTTACTTCCTTCTCGGTGAGGTTAGTTCTGATTAAGCGGACGCCGCAGTTGTGGACGACGACGCCGTTGGCTATGAAGTTGTGGGCCTCGTGGTAAACGCCGACGTCATAGAATTTGGTGTAGCTTGGCCTGAGCCTTTCGACCTTTACTACCTTCTCCGCGACGAAACCTCCTTCATAGCCTCTCTCCTTGGCGAACTCCTCAAAAGTCGGGAAGTCCTTCGGAACCCTCGGCTCCCTGTAACCCTCGTAGATGCTCCTCTCGACGAAGCGCCTGTTCACGATGTCCTTAACAGCCTCGTGGGCCTCCTTTACACTCCCGGTTCTCTCGTAGATTTCCCTCGCCTTTTCGATGGCC is part of the Thermococcus sp. genome and harbors:
- a CDS encoding intein-containing RctB family protein; translated protein: MVPLKRIDKIRWEIPKFDKRMRVPGRVYADDQLIEKMRQDRTLEQAANVAMLPGIYKYSIVMPDGHQGYGFPIGGVAAFDAKEGVISPGGVGYDINCLAPGSKVLTEHGYWLKVEELPEKFKLQGVKVYNLDEGHNDASRVAFVAEREVEEGELAVRITTESGRIIEGSEDHPVLTPEGYLYMGNIREGDLVIVYPFEGVEYEERKGIIIDEEAFKDEDPQVLKFLREKNLIPLRWDDPKVGTIARILGFAFGDAHLGEMSGRLTLAFYGKEETLRELRKDLERLGISANLYVRERDYSIETTSGHYEGKSLSAELRVTSRSFALLLEKLGMPKGRKTEKAYRVPEWIMEAPLWVKRNFLAGLFAADGSIVEFRGNTPLPINLTQSKREELAENLAEFLGDVARVLAEFGIKTTLYEVKSKKGVTYRLSIVGEESVKAFVERINYEYDPEKKAKGLIAAAYLRLKESVREERRKAIEKAREIYERTGSVKEAHEAVKDIVNRRFVERSIYEGYREPRVPKDFPTFEEFAKERGYEGGFVAEKVVKVERLRPSYTKFYDVGVYHEAHNFIANGVVVHNCGVRLIRTNLTEKEVRPKIKQLVDTLFKNVPSGLGSKGRVRLHWTQLDDVLADGAKWAVENGYGWKEDLEHLEEGGRMEGADPDAVSQKAKQRGAPQLGSLGSGNHFLEVQVVDRIFNEEIAKAYGLFEGQVVVMVHTGSRGLGHQVASDYLRIMEKANRKYGIPWPDRELVSVPFQSEEGQRYFSAMKAAANFAWANRQMITHWVRESFEEVFKRKAEDMEMGIVYDVAHNIAKVEEHEVGGRKVKVVVHRKGATRAFPAGHPDVPRAYRDVGQPVLIPGSMGTASYVLAGAEGSMRETFGSSCHGAGRLLSRKAATRQYRGDRLREELMRRGIYVRAASLRVVAEEAPGAYKSVDNVVSVVHEAGIANLVARMRPMGVAKG
- a CDS encoding ABC transporter permease, coding for MADEEGRQEMNPAINIALKELYVSVKSRRFAIIVFIYLLIFGLAVYSVKDYLIQMGTPRVGPSGFSLWGVEGKIYQTPFAMLFIINMTIIAVLGAVLGVALGADAVNREVESGTIKVLLGHPVYRDEVINGKFLGMGALITLTYIVSYVVMVAVMLILGIPLDGDSLLRGFIAVLVTILYTLVFLSMGLLFSTLSKKPETSMLVGVGLAIFLTVFYGIVVSIVAPKIVGPEPPWGTVAHQLWQEELNLWLARLHSINPAHHYVQLVGYIFAGDEFTNYYIPLSDSFTYGFNNLAVLLVMLLLPFALAYARFLTSDLR